A single Pseudodesulfovibrio aespoeensis Aspo-2 DNA region contains:
- a CDS encoding GGDEF domain-containing protein, translating to MTNFQEDALISELAELQKELRFAFNPDGDSPDAVWVFRLIKGLKPDQWETLASKYDLYQWLTLPIDGDTFPHLRQFQATLERLAYQTDHDPLTGLANRRAFDRTLEIEVERSRRAKTPLSLALFDLDDFKRINDTYGHPKGDEVLIAFARRVSETTRRYDLAARFGGEEFALVMAGSGVVKAQRLLERLLSEFRQMEFTAPDGSHTFSVTCSVGLTCFKGTVDLEPVELVQMADDALYEAKNAGKDQIRVSRLPFADNVPSDTLVHANEKQFLFGGK from the coding sequence ATGACTAATTTCCAGGAAGACGCGCTCATCTCTGAGCTGGCCGAGCTCCAGAAGGAGCTGCGCTTCGCCTTCAATCCAGACGGCGACTCGCCCGACGCGGTCTGGGTGTTCCGGCTCATCAAGGGACTCAAGCCCGATCAATGGGAGACCCTGGCCAGCAAATACGACCTGTACCAGTGGCTCACCCTGCCCATCGACGGCGACACGTTTCCGCACCTCAGGCAGTTCCAGGCGACCCTTGAGCGGCTGGCCTACCAGACCGACCACGACCCCCTTACCGGGCTGGCCAACCGCCGCGCCTTTGACCGGACCCTGGAAATCGAGGTGGAACGCTCAAGACGGGCCAAGACACCCCTTTCCCTCGCCTTGTTCGACCTCGACGACTTCAAGCGCATCAACGACACCTACGGACATCCCAAGGGCGACGAAGTGCTGATCGCCTTTGCCAGAAGGGTCAGTGAAACCACCCGCCGCTATGATCTCGCCGCCCGGTTCGGAGGCGAGGAGTTTGCCCTGGTCATGGCCGGATCGGGCGTGGTCAAGGCGCAGCGTCTGTTGGAACGGCTGCTCTCCGAGTTCCGGCAGATGGAATTCACCGCCCCGGACGGTTCCCACACCTTCTCCGTGACCTGCTCCGTGGGCCTGACCTGCTTCAAGGGGACCGTGGACCTGGAGCCGGTCGAGCTGGTACAGATGGCGGACGACGCCCTCTACGAAGCCAAGAACGCTGGCAAGGACCAGATCAGGGTCTCCAGACTGCCTTTTGCCGACAACGTCCCAAGCGACACGCTGGTCCACGCAAACGAAAAGCAATTCCTGTTCGGCGGGAAATAA
- the prfB gene encoding peptide chain release factor 2 (programmed frameshift) — MLEYHELKTISAGLIDKFGTLWGRLDYAETKTRLEAIEHQLSKPGAWDKPGALTPLLREKTQLSDKLAMYESLAQAKDDLDAWLELAHESRDEEAMAGLDGQISVFKERLGITELATMFAFEHDKGNAILEIHPGAGGVESQDWAEMLLRMYTRFAERKGFKITQLDYQVGEEAGIKSVTLQIEGLYSYGLLKGESGVHRLIRISPFDSSGRRHTSFASVDVYPDMDDDIEIEVRDEDLRIDVFRSSGPGGQSVNKTSSAVRITHLPTGIVAQCQNEKSQHRNKATALRLVKARLYERELQKIEESRRQDYQAKGAIAWGSQIRTYTLQPYRLVKDHRSNSETGNVDAFLDGDLDAMIRNHLLFVHAQGKHD; from the exons ATGCTCGAATACCACGAACTCAAAACCATTTCCGCAGGACTCATCGACAAGTTCGGGACGCTTTGGGGGCGGCTT GACTATGCCGAGACCAAAACCCGCCTCGAAGCGATAGAGCACCAACTCTCCAAGCCCGGCGCCTGGGACAAGCCCGGCGCCCTGACCCCGCTCCTGCGCGAGAAGACGCAGCTTTCCGACAAGCTCGCCATGTACGAGAGCCTGGCCCAGGCCAAGGACGACCTCGACGCATGGCTCGAACTGGCCCATGAATCCCGCGACGAGGAGGCCATGGCCGGGCTCGACGGCCAGATATCGGTCTTCAAGGAACGGCTGGGCATCACCGAGCTGGCCACCATGTTTGCCTTTGAGCACGACAAGGGCAACGCCATCCTCGAAATCCACCCCGGCGCGGGCGGCGTCGAGTCCCAGGACTGGGCCGAGATGCTGCTTCGGATGTACACCCGGTTTGCCGAGCGCAAGGGGTTCAAGATCACGCAGCTCGACTACCAGGTTGGGGAAGAGGCGGGCATCAAGAGCGTGACCCTCCAGATCGAGGGGCTCTATTCCTACGGCCTGCTCAAGGGCGAGAGCGGCGTCCACCGCCTCATCAGGATATCCCCCTTTGACTCGTCGGGGAGGCGGCACACCTCGTTCGCCTCGGTCGATGTCTATCCCGACATGGACGACGACATCGAGATCGAGGTACGCGACGAAGACCTGCGCATCGACGTGTTCCGCTCCAGCGGCCCCGGCGGCCAGAGCGTCAACAAGACCAGCTCTGCCGTGCGCATCACCCATCTGCCCACCGGCATCGTGGCCCAGTGCCAGAACGAGAAGTCCCAGCACCGCAACAAGGCCACGGCCCTGCGGCTGGTCAAGGCGCGCCTCTACGAGAGGGAGCTGCAGAAGATCGAGGAGAGCCGCAGGCAGGACTATCAGGCCAAGGGCGCCATAGCCTGGGGCAGCCAGATCAGGACATACACCCTGCAACCCTATCGTCTGGTCAAGGACCACCGGTCCAACAGTGAAACGGGCAATGTGGACGCGTTTTTGGACGGCGATCTTGACGCCATGATCAGAAACCATCTCCTTTTTGTCCATGCTCAAGGAAAACATGACTAA